Proteins encoded by one window of Vibrio rumoiensis:
- the rppH gene encoding RNA pyrophosphohydrolase, whose amino-acid sequence MIDGDGYRLNVGIVICNNHGQVFWAKRYGQHSWQFPQGGIDDGETPEQALFRELYEEVGLTKQDVKIIGVSRHWLKYKLPKRLVRWDSKPVCIGQKQKWFLLRLECDESNINMNRGRTPEFDGWRWVSFWYPVRQVVSFKRDVYRRAMKEFASIAMPFREPKIKGKRKVRR is encoded by the coding sequence GTGATTGATGGCGATGGTTACCGCTTAAATGTGGGAATTGTAATATGTAACAACCATGGTCAGGTATTCTGGGCAAAGCGATACGGACAGCACTCTTGGCAATTTCCACAAGGCGGTATTGATGACGGAGAAACTCCGGAGCAAGCGCTATTTCGTGAATTATACGAAGAGGTTGGGCTAACGAAACAAGATGTGAAAATTATCGGAGTCAGTCGTCATTGGTTAAAATATAAATTACCCAAACGTCTGGTTCGATGGGATTCCAAGCCTGTGTGTATTGGCCAAAAACAGAAATGGTTTTTACTGCGTTTAGAATGTGATGAATCAAACATCAATATGAACCGTGGTCGAACCCCTGAATTTGATGGTTGGCGTTGGGTTAGCTTTTGGTACCCAGTCAGACAAGTGGTTTCTTTTAAAAGAGATGTATACCGACGAGCAATGAAAGAGTTTGCTTCGATCGCCATGCCTTTTAGAGAGCCCAAAATCAAAGGTAAAAGAAAAGTGCGTCGATAA
- a CDS encoding DUF6482 family protein, translating into MKKQQLTHWLQANKKEECELPKVFVVSCADLSHYSLAVEYKHRLEPIMIKDQLAYFNSLESVKEELKKLGLSSAYLRLHNAYDEFGVEGLDLFQDIELHLAS; encoded by the coding sequence ATGAAAAAACAGCAATTAACTCATTGGCTGCAAGCGAATAAGAAGGAAGAGTGTGAGCTCCCTAAAGTGTTTGTGGTCAGTTGTGCGGATCTTTCACACTATTCACTGGCAGTGGAATATAAACATCGACTTGAGCCTATAATGATTAAAGATCAGCTGGCTTATTTTAATTCTTTAGAATCGGTAAAAGAGGAGCTGAAAAAGTTAGGCTTATCGAGCGCTTATTTGCGTTTACATAACGCTTATGATGAGTTTGGCGTTGAAGGGCTAGACTTATTTCAAGATATAGAGTTGCATCTCGCTTCTTGA
- the mutH gene encoding DNA mismatch repair endonuclease MutH codes for MPQPPKTEQELMQRAEWIVGRSFASLASEAGVSVPENLKREKGWTGQLIEWHLGAESGSKAQPDFEHLGIELKTIPIGFSGKPLETTFVSVAPLTGVDGLTWQNSHVKHKLAKVLWIPVEGEREIPLAQRRVGRPILWSPNEKEEQQLKQDWEELMEFIVLGKVEQITAKHGEVMQLRPKAANSKVLTEAYSANGQPIKTLPRGFYLRTQFTANILLHHLQKDSQQK; via the coding sequence ATGCCACAACCTCCAAAGACAGAACAAGAATTGATGCAACGAGCAGAATGGATCGTTGGTCGCTCTTTTGCGTCTTTAGCCTCTGAAGCCGGTGTTTCAGTTCCAGAAAATCTCAAACGAGAAAAAGGCTGGACTGGACAGTTGATTGAATGGCATTTAGGCGCAGAATCGGGCAGCAAAGCACAACCCGACTTTGAGCATTTAGGCATTGAACTCAAAACGATCCCGATTGGGTTTAGTGGTAAACCTTTAGAGACCACATTTGTTAGCGTTGCCCCACTCACGGGTGTTGATGGACTGACTTGGCAAAATAGCCATGTAAAGCATAAACTCGCCAAAGTACTGTGGATCCCAGTTGAAGGTGAACGTGAGATCCCTCTAGCGCAACGCCGAGTTGGTCGACCTATCTTGTGGTCTCCAAATGAAAAAGAAGAACAGCAACTAAAACAAGACTGGGAGGAGTTGATGGAGTTTATTGTGCTAGGCAAAGTAGAACAAATCACAGCTAAGCATGGTGAAGTAATGCAACTCAGACCGAAAGCCGCCAATAGTAAAGTCTTGACCGAAGCGTATAGTGCAAATGGGCAACCAATTAAAACCCTACCACGAGGCTTTTATTTACGCACTCAGTTCACTGCAAATATTCTATTGCATCATTTACAAAAAGACTCTCAGCAAAAATAA